AGTAGCGCCTGGATTTGATTCGTGCTGTCTGGAACTTCCCGTTCAGCGGCTGGCACACCCGCAAGAGTTCCAAACGAGGCCAGAAGATCGACCTGACCGACCAGGGCATCGGACGTGCCGGGCTGAATGTGTCCAGGCCAGGAGGTGATGAAAGGCATTCGCGTGCCGCCCTCGAAGATCGTGTACTTCCCTCCGCGAAACGCGCCAGCCGGCTTGTGCCCATTCAGGTGCTCTACTGAACCATCGGCATATCCATCATCGACGATCGGGCCGTTGTCGCTGCTGAACACGATCAGCGTATCGTCTGTGAGGTTGAGCTTGTCCAGAGTCTCCATCACCTGTCCAACGGCCCAGTCGAGCTGCTCAATTGCATCGCAGCGAATCCCGCAGGCGCTTGTATTGACGAACTGATTGTTGGGATCACGAGGAACATGAATATCGCTGGTAGCAAAGTAGAGGAAGAACGGCTGGCTCTTGTGTTCCTCGATAAATGAAGTCGCTTTCCGTGCCAGCGTCTTCTCCATCATCTCGTCGACCCAGCGCGCTGAATGGCCACCGCTCATGAATCCAATCCTGCTGATGCCATCGACGATCGTGCCGTCGTGACCGTCGCTCAGGCCCATTTTGAGCAGTTCCGGATGGTCGTGCCCGGTTGGATCGGTCCCGATATTCTCCTTGTAACTCACAACAATCGGGTCTTTCGGGTCGAGACCCACCACGCGATGGTTCTCCACATAGACGCACGGCACGCGATCCGGGGTCGCCGGAATGATGAAGGAATAATCGAACCCAACCTCATTGGGACCTGGGCGGATGTCGCCGTTCCAATCAATATTCCCATTACCAAGCCCCATATGCCACTTGCCGACGCATCCTGTGGCATAGCCTGCTCGCTTCAGTGTGGACGCCAGCGATGGCTTGGCCGGATCGATCAACAATGCCGCATCGCCAGGCAGGATATGTGCGCCCGGCTTACGCCAGGCATACTCACCGGTCATCAGCGCATAACGCGACGGAGTGCACGTAGCAGCATCAGAGTGCGCATCCGTAAACCGCAGCCCTCCCTTTGCGAGCTTGTCGATATTCGGGGTATGAACGCCGGTTCCCCCATAGCATCCGAGATCGCCATAGCCAACATCGTCGGAAAGAATCACCACGATATTCGGGAGTTTAGTTGTCCCAGCTAGAGCTTCTCCAAACATCGACTTCGGTGCCAGCGTAAGAGCCGAAGCAGAGAGTGCAAGCCCTTTAAGTGCTTCGCGGCGGGTGCAGAGAGAAGGCCTTCTAGTCATGACTCACTCCGTGACGGAAAATAACCACAAACCATTTGTTACTTTTTATCAAGTTTTGTTGTAAAAAGAAATAAAAGATTATTTTTCGCAACAACAAATAGCTCTTTACAGACCATGACCATTATCAGCCAGCTTCATACTTATTACCGCAGCGGTTCTCCCATCGGCATTTACTCAGTGTGTTCTGCGCACCCTCTTGTGCTTGAGGCTGCGATGCGCCAGGCAGTGATGAACGACTCCGCCCTGCTGGTAGAAGCCACATCCAACCAAGTCAACCAGCTCGGCGGATACACCGGAATGCGCACTGACGATTTCCGCGAGTTTGCACTTGGCCTTGCCAAAGTACATGGCCTTGCCCCGGAGAGGCTCATCCTGGGAG
This is a stretch of genomic DNA from Edaphobacter acidisoli. It encodes these proteins:
- a CDS encoding sulfatase family protein → MTRRPSLCTRREALKGLALSASALTLAPKSMFGEALAGTTKLPNIVVILSDDVGYGDLGCYGGTGVHTPNIDKLAKGGLRFTDAHSDAATCTPSRYALMTGEYAWRKPGAHILPGDAALLIDPAKPSLASTLKRAGYATGCVGKWHMGLGNGNIDWNGDIRPGPNEVGFDYSFIIPATPDRVPCVYVENHRVVGLDPKDPIVVSYKENIGTDPTGHDHPELLKMGLSDGHDGTIVDGISRIGFMSGGHSARWVDEMMEKTLARKATSFIEEHKSQPFFLYFATSDIHVPRDPNNQFVNTSACGIRCDAIEQLDWAVGQVMETLDKLNLTDDTLIVFSSDNGPIVDDGYADGSVEHLNGHKPAGAFRGGKYTIFEGGTRMPFITSWPGHIQPGTSDALVGQVDLLASFGTLAGVPAAEREVPDSTNQIQALLGKAKTGREYIVEESTVLAIRKGQWKLVDANQPVGRGHGSRTDTEGVEYQLYDLAHDISEANNVAQTHPEIVRELAAKLKEIRAQGHS